The DNA region TTTCCAGAACATTAATGGAGAAAACGTTAGACATCTTAACTATCCTTTTATTTATTATTGGAACGGTATACTGCTTCCAACAATGGGTGACCTTACCGGATCAGATACCGATTCATTTTAATATGAAGGGGGAACCTGATGGCTGGGGAGGAAAGTGGGGAGTATGGTTGCCCTTAGTGATTGGCCTTGTATTATGGGTTGGGCTTTCGCAGCTGGAAAAGTATCCTCATACGTATAACTATCTGAATTTAAATTTGGAGAATGCGCAGAGGCAATATAAAAATGCACGAATCATGATTAATCTGATGAAGACGGAGATATCCATACTTTTCATTTATATCAGTTGGATGATCATTGGCTTTTCAGGTGTGGACAAAATCAGTCATAATCATTGGCTGCCCATTGTTGTATTCATTATCATTTTGTTTAGTTCCATAGGTTTCTTTATATACAGGTCATTTAAGCTCAAATAACGTGGGGACTATGCTCTGATTCAAAAGTGAAGATGAATACCCCGAAGGGATTATTCAGTATTTCTTGAAGAAAAGATTGTAGACTTACATAGGGAATCTCACATACAAAGGAGAAATGATATGACGGTCGTTGGAATCTTGGGAACGATTCATAATCAAGAATTAAGAGAAAAGTATGGAACGACTCTTGCTCTTTATAGAGATCTTATTACAGAATTCAACCCGGATATGATCTGTGGTGAGGTGCATCCCCTAAGTTGGATGAAATACATTAAGGATAAACAGGATAAGGGATACTGGGGGGAGCCAGCCAGTGAGTATTGGGAGCTTATCTTTCCATTATGCGAAGAACGGAATATCGAGTTTGTGCCAATTGACTGGTTTGAGTTGGATGTCTGGAATGATTTTGATCCATTTAACGGCTTCTCAGAAGAGCAGCGTAAAGCGTTGGAGAAGATCGATGATGAATGGTTTGCTAAACAAATGAATACACATGACGTTGGATTGATTCCCTTTAATTCGGATGCATTTGATGAAATGACTAAACAAAAATATGAATGGTTGGATCAGATTAATCCAAAAGCAAATAACTTTAGATGGATCGTACGAAATCAGATCATGATTCAACGCGTGAAAAACACTTATCATTCGAATCCAGGTAAGAGAATTCTATGTATTGTGGGAGCAGATCATAATTATATGTTCAAAGAGGAACTGATAAATGAACCTATTGAATTAATATATCCCCTACGGTAGTCCAATTTACTAAACTATGAACCTTCAGGAGGCGTATGCCATGATCAGATTGTGCAGCAATATGGATACGGATGCAATATATGAGATCATTAATGATGCAGCAAAGGCATACCAGGGTGTAATTCCCGAGGATCGCTATCATGAACCTTATATGTCATTGGAAGAATTGAACCAGGAAATCGGTGATGGCGTCGTGTTTTGGGGTTTTGAAGATCATCATAGATTATGGGGTGTCATGGGAATTCAGGATAAAGGTGATGTTGCTTTAATCAGGCACGCTTATGTAAGGACTCATCAACGCGGTAGCGGAATAGGGACAAAACTGTTGGCTCATCTGGTGGCATCCACCGACAAACCGATATTAATAGGAACCTGGGATTCCGCAGAATGGGCTATACAATTTTATTTGAAAAATGGCTTTACACTCGTTTCATCGGATGAAAAGAAGCAGTTATTAACTCGATACTGGAACGTTCCCGAAAGACAAATTGAGACCTCTGTTGTTTTATGTGATGGGAAAAGGAACATTTCTGAAATGTAAAAGCATGTTTTCGAGGCTTAAGAATCACTAAATGAAGAGAGGTGATTGTATGCTTTATCATTTTAGCGAGGTTTCAGATATCCAAGTCTTTATTCCGCGGGAGAAACAAAACAGACCTGATTTTCCAGCAGTGGTGTGGGCCATTGATGAAGAGCATGAATATTCATATTACTTTCCAAGAGATTGCCCGAGAATCGTCTGTAAGAAGACTGACACGATAAGTGATGAGAATAACGAGAAGTTTTTCAAACATTCTAATGCAAATATTATCGTTACGGTTGAAAGTTCATGGTATTCGAGGATGAAGAATCAGATCATGTACAGGTATCATTTCGATGACACCAATTTTGAACTCTTTGATCTAACGGCGGGATACTATATTTCTTATCAGGTTACAAAGCCTCTACATATAGACCGAATGGATGGTTTAATAGATAGATTATTTAAGAAAGGAATCGAACTCCGATTTACTCCCAATCTGTATCCTCTAAGAGAAGCGATACTTCAATCAGACTTCAAGGAATTTGGGGTACATAGGTTCAGCAATGCAACGGAAGTATAGCGTGAATTTAAGTATCATAGGGGGGAATTTCTATAAAATATCCAATAATAGTATTAGATCTGGATGGAACATTGCTCAATGCAGATAAACAAATTTCGAAACGAAATTATGAGGCAATGATGACATGCTCTAAACAAGGGATCAGGTTTATCTATGCTACAGCACGCCCGCCAAGATCAGTAAGGTTGCTTTTACCTGAGGAATTGCTCCATAGCGGTTCTTTTATATATTACAATGGAGGCTATATCCACTGCAATTACACGGGTATTCAACAATATGAACACATAGACCCTGCGATCACTACTGAGTTAATAAATTATGGCATGGAGATTAACAATGAACTGGGTTTAAGCCTTGAAGTGGAGGATCAATGGTTTAGTTTAAAAGAATATGATTATACAACGCTTATGAGAGTAAATGAAAACCCAACGATAAAATCATTAGAAGAGCTCAAAGGTATTGCTGCAACAAAAATACTTTTTACGGGATTCAAGGATATAGATTTTCTCAGAGAGAAGTTTGCATCCAGAATAAATGTTTTGATAACTGACGGTGGTAATCTTGTTCAAATCTCTTCAATAAAAGCCTCCAAAGAAAATGCATTGAGAATTTTATGTAAGGCAATGAAAATAAAACTTGAAGATGTAATGGTTTTTGGTGATGATTTTAATGATATCGGGCTATTTGAAATATGTGGCTGGTCGGTAGCCATGGATAATGCAATTGAAGAGTTGAAGATTCTCTCGAAAGAGATCACCGATACGAATGATTCTGACGGAGTTGCGAGAGTGTTGGAACGAATGTTGATTTGAATAATTTTAAAATTTGGGATGAAAGTTATCAATCCGATAATTAGATGGATGTACTTGTTAACGCTATGGTAGTTATCCGGCTTTTTTTAAGATACAGAATCTTCTATTTCGTATATAATAGAAATTCATATAAGTCTGTACAACTACATAACATCGCGAGGTGCACCAATCTTATGCCAACCATCTATGACTTTAACGTAACCAAAACGAGTGGAGAACGATTCCCGCTCTATCAATACGAAGGAAAACCAGTGCTGATCGTAAATACAGCGAGCAAGTGTAAGTACACGCATCAATTTGACGACATGCAGAAGCTTTATGACCGATATAAAGAGCAGGGGCTTCAGATCATTGGTTTCCCGTGTAACCAGTTTGCCGAACAAGAACCGGGAAGCAGCGAAGAGGCGGAATCCTTTTGTCAGATTAACTATGGCGTGAAATTTCCCATGTTCTCCAAAATGGATGTCAATGGGGAAACGGCACACCCGCTGTATGACTTCCTGAAGAAATCAGGCCCTTTTGCAGGCTTTGATGAGACGGATGTGCAAGCAAAGTTGTTGAAGCTGATGGTGGCGGACAAAGCACCGGAATGGTTGCATGGGGATGCAATCAAGTGGAACTTTACGAAGTTTCTGATTGATGCTAATGGGCATGTGGTAAAACGTTTTGAACCTGTTGACTCGATTGACGAGATCCAGGCGAGTATTGAACAGCTTCTTTAGATATCATTTACTGTAATCATTCTTTTACAATCCCAAAGGGCCATGACATGTACCGTACAAACGGAGACATGCATGGCCCTCTATATTTCAGACAGTAGAGTACTATCCGAGCCGACGTGAAACAGGTAAAATGGAAAGAACTTCTCCAGAACAGGAGGTGCTTGGATATGCCCAGTATGATGCAATTTAGTGCTCCACTGGAATATAGCTACCGCTCTACCAGCACATATGAGCCTGGAGTATCTTACGGATTTCATTCGCATCCCCATTACGAGGTGTATTATTTTCATGATGGAGAGTGCACATATCTTATTGGGGATCGAGTATACAATCTTGAACCGGGTGATCTGGTCCTGATGCATGGGATGACCCTACATCGTCCGCATCCACTGCCAGGCAGGCCTTATGTGCGAACAACATTGCATTTTGACCCCTCGGCCCTTCGCAGCAGCCTGCACCCGGATCGGATCAATGATGTGCTGAAGCCGTTCGAAGAATTAAGAAATTGCCGAATCAATCTGACGGGGAATGTCCGCTCTGAATTTGAAGCATTGCTGCTGGATCTTCATCAGCTTACGGTAAATCCGGGGGAGTTCAAAGAGGAACGGATGAACGTTCGTTTATGTGATCTGTTGTATGTTATCGCCGGGATTTGCCAAGGCAGTGTGAAGGAACACAGCCCTTCTTCCGAGAAGGAGCGACATGTACAGCATATCATTGGGTATGTCGAGACCCATTATATGAAGGATATTGGCCTGGATGATCTGGCAAGTGAGCTTCATCTGTCCAAGCCTTATTTGGCAGGACTTTTCAAAGAAATGACGGGCAGCACCATATTTAAATATGTGTATGATCGTCGCATTAATCAGGCCAAGCTGTTATTCCAGTTCCAGCCGGATATCAGCGTGACAGAAGCCAGCCGGTCGGCAGGGTTCAAACGTTTGTCCCATTTCAGTCGAATGTTCAAACAAAGTGTAGGGTGCACACCTGATCAGTATCGCAGTCGTATACATCGAACGCATGATTAATGTGGGGTTACGGATCAGAAATTTTACAAGTTGCCCAGCCTGAGGAGGTTTACTCACATGCAATCTGAACAACCATTCAAGCTTCATTACCGGATTGGATCAGCCGATGCAGACTACCGATCACAATGTCGCCCATCGGCCTTACTAGAACATATGCAGTTGGCAGCAGACCGCGATTTTGCTGGCATGGGCGTTACCGTGTCGCAGATGCTGGATCAGGGGTTAGGTTGGATGCTGTTAACAACAGATGTCACGATGATGCGTCCAGCCCGATTGGAAGAAGAAGTATCC from Paenibacillus sp. JNUCC-31 includes:
- a CDS encoding DUF1648 domain-containing protein, whose protein sequence is MEKTLDILTILLFIIGTVYCFQQWVTLPDQIPIHFNMKGEPDGWGGKWGVWLPLVIGLVLWVGLSQLEKYPHTYNYLNLNLENAQRQYKNARIMINLMKTEISILFIYISWMIIGFSGVDKISHNHWLPIVVFIIILFSSIGFFIYRSFKLK
- a CDS encoding GNAT family N-acetyltransferase, giving the protein MDTDAIYEIINDAAKAYQGVIPEDRYHEPYMSLEELNQEIGDGVVFWGFEDHHRLWGVMGIQDKGDVALIRHAYVRTHQRGSGIGTKLLAHLVASTDKPILIGTWDSAEWAIQFYLKNGFTLVSSDEKKQLLTRYWNVPERQIETSVVLCDGKRNISEM
- a CDS encoding DUF6886 family protein, with product MLYHFSEVSDIQVFIPREKQNRPDFPAVVWAIDEEHEYSYYFPRDCPRIVCKKTDTISDENNEKFFKHSNANIIVTVESSWYSRMKNQIMYRYHFDDTNFELFDLTAGYYISYQVTKPLHIDRMDGLIDRLFKKGIELRFTPNLYPLREAILQSDFKEFGVHRFSNATEV
- a CDS encoding HAD family hydrolase; translation: MVLDLDGTLLNADKQISKRNYEAMMTCSKQGIRFIYATARPPRSVRLLLPEELLHSGSFIYYNGGYIHCNYTGIQQYEHIDPAITTELINYGMEINNELGLSLEVEDQWFSLKEYDYTTLMRVNENPTIKSLEELKGIAATKILFTGFKDIDFLREKFASRINVLITDGGNLVQISSIKASKENALRILCKAMKIKLEDVMVFGDDFNDIGLFEICGWSVAMDNAIEELKILSKEITDTNDSDGVARVLERMLI
- a CDS encoding glutathione peroxidase produces the protein MPTIYDFNVTKTSGERFPLYQYEGKPVLIVNTASKCKYTHQFDDMQKLYDRYKEQGLQIIGFPCNQFAEQEPGSSEEAESFCQINYGVKFPMFSKMDVNGETAHPLYDFLKKSGPFAGFDETDVQAKLLKLMVADKAPEWLHGDAIKWNFTKFLIDANGHVVKRFEPVDSIDEIQASIEQLL
- a CDS encoding AraC family transcriptional regulator → MPSMMQFSAPLEYSYRSTSTYEPGVSYGFHSHPHYEVYYFHDGECTYLIGDRVYNLEPGDLVLMHGMTLHRPHPLPGRPYVRTTLHFDPSALRSSLHPDRINDVLKPFEELRNCRINLTGNVRSEFEALLLDLHQLTVNPGEFKEERMNVRLCDLLYVIAGICQGSVKEHSPSSEKERHVQHIIGYVETHYMKDIGLDDLASELHLSKPYLAGLFKEMTGSTIFKYVYDRRINQAKLLFQFQPDISVTEASRSAGFKRLSHFSRMFKQSVGCTPDQYRSRIHRTHD